A stretch of DNA from Arachis hypogaea cultivar Tifrunner chromosome 19, arahy.Tifrunner.gnm2.J5K5, whole genome shotgun sequence:
caactaattgtgacttagatccatagggataaaacaatcccatatcaaccgttccatgaagatatcaaaagatttgtttgattccattccaatgtcttcttgttggagaggaactataccttgctagtaaattcacagcaaatgatatgtcaggtcgtgtattattagcaatatacattagtgctccaatggcactaagatatggtacttcaggaccaatgatatcttcattttcttctttaggacggaattgatcattttccacatccaaagatcttacgatcattggggtacttaatggatgcgacttatccatataaaatctcttcaagatcttttctgtgtatgttgtttgatgaataaatatctcattttttgtatgctcgatctgcaggccaagacaaaatttagtcttttcaagatctttcatctcaaactcttcttttatagtttttataattgttggaatctttcaagagttccaatgatatttaaatcatcaacatacatagcaattataatgaattcagatgcagatttctttatgaaaacacatgggcagatatcataaTTCTTAAATatgtttttggccagatactcagcaagatgattataccacattcgtctagattgctttagaccatataaaaatCTTTGCAATTTAATTGAGTATAATccctgcgaatattcattggatggtttagacatcttagtcctttagggactttcatatagatatcacgatctaatgagccgaataagtaggctgttaccacatccattaaatgcatatgtaattTTTGATATGCGGGTAaattgaccaaataacgcaatgttattgcatccactataggggaatatgtttcttcataatctataccaagCCTTttatgaaaaaccttgtgccacaagtcgagctttgtagcgtacaacttcatttttctcatttcgttttctcacaaatatccatcgttatccaacaggttttacattttctggtgtacggactacaggtccaaagacttcatgttttgcaagtgagtctaactcagctttcatagcttcttcccattttggccaatcatttctttgttgacattcttcgactgatcttggctcaagatccttatttcatgcatgatattcaatgccacattatatgcaaatatttcatcgaaaattgtcttatttcggtcccatttttctcctgtaaagacataatttatcgagatctcgtcattttcacaattttcaggtacctggacgtcttctggcgttaaaattatatcaaaattttggacaactgtaggtgtctttactatgtctttttcaataggAATAGTATTTGCCTATTTtctttttcgagaatttttgtaTTTGGAACTGATAGGCcggccacgcttctggcgtgaatttgtttcagtggctatttgtccgaCTGGGGCCTCAATTTGAATTGGAGCATTTTCACCTGGTATAtaggatttggttatcctctttgtaacAGAAAATGTATCAGGCAagtcatttgctattctttgcaaatgtctaatctttttaacttctagttcgcattgccctgatcgaggatccaaATACAACaaagatgatgcattccaattaagttccttttcaggaagcttattctctccccctgatgttgaaaattttgattcattaaaatgacaatccgcaaaccgggctttaaatataTCTCCAGTttatatctcaagatacctcactatagagggagaatcatatccaacatatatttcCAATTTTCTTTAGGGTCCCTGGTGCGCggacaactgaaccagcaagtgcattgggtcgtccaagtaatacctgagtgagtcagggtcgatctcacgaggattgttggcttgaatcaaatagtggttatcttgtaaatcttagttaggcagatagaaaatttgtttgtttgtttaaagtgcataaaagtaaaataaagataacattACTCAATTGAAGGTGAATGCAATGAttagaagatggttaaggcttcagagatgctttatTCTGCTGGATTAATTCGGTTTCACTGTCTAcgccaactgtgaatgatttcttctatggcaggctgtatgtgatcaacgcctttcttgagaggtcgctGATTCTCCTCTAGGCTTAACACCAGGGTTAGTGCGCATCtagtctgaatgagggtgaagctcctgcagttcattccccTTGATgctcctactcaaaacgccacaaatAAGGTTGAATCTTCCGAGTAAGAGAATgttgcgcctttggttctagcctttaccacaaagaccctaatctccccatacctcggctgaactggtgtctcgagaagtccccaacgaagtcatggattagccgtctaaaagatatataatcaagctagtggttcattgatatccgatgaaagacgctcgctgaacccatgtagaatagagataaccaTGTGccggttcaactcattcataaggttgaagaacgaagatatatcttagaatagagaatcaaacatgaattgagatagaacagtaatatttttattaattcataaaactcagcagagctcctccccttaacctaagaggtttagagactcatactgatagaaaatataatgaaaagtaAAAAAAGTGGGCAAAGATTGGTCAAAGATCGATACATCTAACAAGGAtgaactcttgtctatatatactaatctaataactaaggattacagaaatatgataggcttaggcttgtagtgcaaaaatccacttccggcgcccacttggtgagtgtttgggctgagctttagtgtCTCCCAAGTGCTAGGATGCTccttgggtgttgaacgctggctagggacaCCTTTATGGGCATTGGACGCTGGCCACTTCTCTGTGGGTGTTGGATACCTGGACTGGGgtagatggctggcgttgaataccagttttgggccttcaatttcgaagcaaagtatgaactattatatatttcgggGAAGCTCTgaatattagctttccaacgccattgagaacgctccatttggatatctgtagctccagaaaagctctttcgagtgcaaggaggtcagatcctgacagcatctgcaatgctttctctgcctctgaatcagacttttgctccagctcctcaatttcagccagaaaatacctgaaattgtataaaaacacacaaactcatagtagaatctaaaaatgtgaattttacactaaaacctatgaaaatataataaaacttaaataaaacatgctaaaaattatatgaaaatgatgctaaaaatcgtataaaatatctgctcatcagtcccattttggtgcgagaaggtggtgcaatgggaacatacaTCACACActcgaatattcttaaatgggaaacatttggctgctggccaaaagctaattgcataggagagaattgataGTAACtcattggcctcaaacgaattAGTGCTacagcatgtaaaatagcatgccccaagctgaagttgggagatttgttctcataagtaagggtctagcaattaatttgagacgtttaataagtgattctgctaacccattttgtgtgtgaacatgagctactggatggtcaacacttattccattagccatacaataagcatcaaaagcttgggaagtaaattcaccaacattatcaaggtgaattgctttgattggattttcaaaaactatgcttttaatcaaataatttaagcaagtaatctcgcaaacgctagGTTGCAAGAAGACaacaagcacacatgtgaccatctcgaagatgcgtctattaggatcataaaatatctaaaagatccacatggtggatgaataggtcctcatatatcaccttgaatcctttttagGAATTCAGGAggctcaaatccaatctttactagtgatggcattaaaattaactttccatGAGAACATgcaacacaacaaaattcactagatttaagaatcttctagttctttagtgaatgtccatggaagttttcaataattctccatatcatggttgttcccggatgacccaatcgatcatgccaagttatgaattcatttgggctagtaaacttctggtttacaatggcatgtgattcaattgcactaatcttggtataatataacccagatgaaggtgagagtaacttttctaatataatctttctatttaaattatgagttgtgatacataagtactcatgatttttctcattcattgttttaatatgatatccatttcgacgaatatctttgaaactcaataagtttcttagagacttagtatacaatagtgcattatttattatgaattttgttcctccaagaaacaaaattatagctcttttggagtcttctatcacattgcctaagccaataatagtattaacatattcttcttttggcacaagatgggtaaaatatatattacttttgagaatagtgtgcgaacttgtactatccgcaaggcaaatatcttcactatatatccttgccattttcttcaaagacaaataataataataataataataataataataataataataataataataataataataaaatgagtaaaaaatatatgcacagtaaaattattttcttaattgaaattgtttttctaagaaatactgtATATAGTATCATCtaccaaaaattttattattattattttagaacttgacacatttagtaattttgaaatttataaatattttattatacatcatacttgaaattcaaatgcataaaaaataaaatttaacaagaagtttcttatattatttatttacatgagtaCTTAACAAACttacatattaaactattccatcattgatcaaatggccaatatttccttcaagatcCTCAAAAAAATCTTATACATCATAATGAATGGTGTAATTTTCAGcattatttgaaacaaaatttgtttccttttctttgtcgtcttttttcaaaaatgcttgataaagatcgactaggtgacttggggtacgacaggtacgtgaccaatggccctttccaccacaacggaaatatttatcctcaattgatttattttacccattgtttctttctttatcccacttctggtgagatcctttcttgtgaacataatttctttttcttccataatttttcttattactaaaaccttgccatttaccttttctaggattatgatttgccgcatttgcttcaggaaatggggcaacGCTAGCTGGgcacgcttcatgattttttaaaagcaactcattgttgcgttcagcaacaagaaggcaagaaattaactcataatatttttaaatcctttttctcgatactgctgttgCAAGAGCACATTTGAGGCATGGAAGGTCaagaaaattttctctaacatatcattatcagttatcttttctCCACATAacttcattcgtgaggtgattcaaaacattgctgaattatattcatttatggatttaaaatcctgtagacgcaagtgcTTCTATTCATATCGGGCTtaaggaagtatcaccgtcttttgatgattatacctttcttcaatgTCTtttcacagatctgcaggatctttattttaatgtgagatattcatttttcaatccttcgataagatgacgacgaaggaaaatcatagctttgactttatccttctgagatgtattattttcagccttaatggtatctccaagatccattgaatcaagatagatttcaacatctagtatccatgataaatagttattttcaaatatatcaagagcattaaattcaagatcaGATGAGAgagttttaacataataaaaatttgttacctgagtcttccaaaaatttgatcagaatctcgtgctgataacgtttaaaataaataaataagaaagagataataaaataaaaataacaaagtataaatagaagacactAATATTAATATTCACCAATACTATTATAATAACATATTGATATTGTATTAGTAAAATatggagagaaaagagagagaagtaCTTTTTATTTATGTTGTTGTGTTTGTTTCAAATTGATGCTTCCTCTATTTATACACACAAATGGTCATACTTTTCAACTTTCATTAAATTCATTCTCTCTTAAGAATGGACATTCACGTATGTAGTGATCCTTATCACAACAGTCGAAACAATTAATTAGTTTTGACGAGATAGATAAAGGGTGTGTTTGGGGTTCACGTTGGAGAATAGAAAAGTCCGTTTGAACGTCTTGAACGTCCCATTGTCATGTTGGCAACCTTTTGGAACCCCTAACCCAAAAGTGCTTTCACCTCTGAACGTACGTTCACGTGAAGCTAAAAATTCAAGCTTCTGCGTTCACGTTGGGAAAGTTAATTATCGTTGGAGGAAATAGATAAGAAATTTATTCCATATCTACCAACTGTACCCTTcatttcttctataaaaaggatGCACATAACCACATAATTTCACACTTTTTGTATGTTCTTCTCTTTATGTTCTTGGttacaaattttttttccaaattttttccAGATTTATTTTCATCATTGCCAAggtaaagattttaattttttttattatttttagttctttctttcatattttgatttttatgtttttaattgtattttttatttatataataaatatttttcatatcatttttctgatgttattttttaattttctattgttatatttttattgtatttttttatttatatgacaactattgttgatataaatttttatttttattaatttttatgatatttttattattttttgtttatataaattattttttctatcctttattgtactatatttatgttgtgtataaaattttttatttttttatttgattttttataagaattttatttactttttattataatttttttgttcatataataTATGTCGTTGGTtgtgattattatatattatgtttgtatgattttttttgtttttgttttttatttttattgtacttcttactgtactttatttttgtttttattatatactaattataagtaacaaaagagttataaataataaaaatttataatccaAAATGACACTAGATTAAAGAGTACTAACgacactaaaataaattataaaatattttttgtttaatattataaaatgtataatactcccttttatatttttatttcttattgttttttagttcatatgaattttttttattatttactgttctttatgtttaatatgtaaagtgtcttttttattttttattcgacgatgtaacatttataattataattctcatatattatattttatttaacttttttataatatagattaatTGATCCCATtaaaaaagacaaattaaataaaaaattattcataagtattaataaaattatgaatgttggATGTCAAAAAAAGTCCTATattgtcaatttttatatgttactttaatttagtaagtaaatattaacattattataaaataaattaaaaagatttattcaaatatctaaagtaaaataatagtataatatttaaaattattttaattgatgtctcttttagtaatttttcatctaaaagtgattttgaatagtataatccaaacaacatttattttactatagtCCATTTTGACataaagattgccaaacataaatcatgttaacacaaacttacttttcatcaaaatcaagtttgcaaaatcaattctatGCAAACTCCCGTTTACAAAccgtaatccaaacacacacaaaATCATGTAATTATATtcattaaaaatatgcaattggtattatatattaaaaaaatactagaagattattaaaatttattattttttactattatttttagttattaatctaATTTCTTTAGTTTAATAATCTAATAACATACCTAGTTTTAATTCACACTTTAAACATTGATTACTAACTAACTTGTGTTAGTCGAGCTATAAAAAATACACTACAGATACACAGAAGATAGCAGTTACAAATTACCTGTTGGCTTTCTATCTGCTGCAATTTTTTAAGATAGCAACAATTGGCCTCCGATTTTTTCATTGTGACGCAAAATCAACTTAGATTAGTGTTGATTTCATGAAGCTCCGCCGCTAATTTTAACCCAATGTAGTGATTTCACCTTAAATCACTTCAGATTACCCAAAATCAGAAAGAAGAGAAACCTGCGAAAAGAGAGTAGAAACATAACAACCCCTGTGTTCAAACACACTGTGCACCACTGGTCTCCGTGGAGAGTAAAACCTGCCAAAGGAAAGGAGAGTAGAAACGCAACAACTTCAATTCCCTTGTAGTTATACCATGAATAACAAAAAACAAgtactaataattaattgatagacaaaaatgataaattataataattttccaACATTCCTCATATATTAATATACAATTATTGGGAGTCAATATATCTTTCGATTTAATACAATATTTGGGAAAAGGTTTTACATGCATCATTGGAAAAGTGTGATTTTTTCCCATATTAATTGAATACCACCgaatatagttaaaaaaaaacgaaaaaagatattaaaaaaatgaataaatagtgGTAAAATTTATAATCAAATGTGAAGTAATTAGGATTTCGTATTTTATAGATAGAATAATAGAGTTCCTCAAAATTTGATTAACAATCATTGATAAAAAATGTTAGGtgatcaaaattttttctttgtttttttaccttatatttaaactaatattaaatattttctatttttttcactaaaaatatttttcccgACCCTAACATTTTCCATAATCTATTAACTATAATAGGTCTAGTTAAATCTTTCCATTaaggaaataaattaaacataagAAAATATCTtaataagaaaagaaattaaatttcatgtatgtttttttatttgatatattttatggtcacaattaaaataattaattataagatAATATTTTAATTGGGCATAAAATAGTAACAAAACTTACAAGCAAATGAGGTGTGTATGGGAAtaggtaaatatatatatatataatcaaatttgTGCTTATTATTATAGTCGGTCACCAATGTGACATGTgacaaaatcttttaatttaaactccaatACTAGTCTCACTTATTTGGGCGATTTGAATAggtttataagttatttttttatttttaatttataaaataatataatattaatatttagtataatttttacaattaaattataattttttaaaaaattattttagtgtttatgaaaaagttaaacataataatttttttattattcttttcttaaaataaatatttttagaattaaaaaattaaatacaaaataatttatttataaattacttttaatataaatatttattatttaaattatttttaaaaaaaaacttagatATTTATTCAAACTGGACCATGGTATTATACTAATagtaacaaaattaaattaaattaataataattttatattcttatgTTTGTGTCATTGTGTGTGATAGAGAGAGAGTGAGACTCTTTCGAGGAAGGTGCTAATTAAAAAGGTTTGAATAAGCGAAGAAGATGCCTCTCCTGTCTTTGGACCGTTCTTGGCGTGCGGAATATCCAATGATAAATACTAGCTAGCCATCACGGGCTTTCATTTCATCAAAACCGAATTCAACACATTAATATCCCCATTTTTCACAAATTATATATACTATACATATCACAAATACTTTGTACTAGTCTTCATTCACTACTCTCTCTTTTCATACTAGTACTAGTACTAGTTAGTTACTAGCATAAGAAATTACAAGAAGCAAAGATGGTGAGAGCTCCTTGTTGTGAAAAGATGGGATTGAAGAAGGGTCCATGGACGGCAGAGGAAGATCAAATCCTCATTTCTTACATCCAAAAACATGGCCATGGCAATTGGCGTGCCCTCCCAAAGCAAGCaggttagaaatataattattcatgtatCTCTTTTTATATATCAGATTGATTAGTTTTATGAATGATTAATTCTGAGTACGATGAGAATTTGGTCAGGGCTGTTAAGGTGTGGAAAGAGCTGCAGATTAAGGTGGATAAATTATCTGAGGCCTGATATCAAGAGAGGGAATTTCaccattgaagaagaagaaaccatcaTCAAGCTTCATGAAATGCTTGGCAACAGGTACATATTCATGATTCATGATACATGCATGTCATCTTCTCTCATCATGTATCTTTAACATGCATGGATGATGCTGTTTTCTTAATTTAATAGTTATccttaatttgtaaaaaaaaaatagttaattcaATAGTACTAGTTTTCGTCTCCTGTTTCAAGAAGCTGGATTATTATTCATGAGTTCACAGAAGAAAATTAAAAGCTAGGCCATATTATTGATGAGTTGAAGGTGGTGGTGGGGTCCAGTGTCATTATTTGTCAACTTTTATGAAATCCAAAATTGAAAACGTTGCGTCAACAAATATTAATTAAGCTTTCAATGAAGGACTAATAATCGAATAGAGCCATTAGCAGGCGACAAAATCTAGGTATTCTGCCACCTTAATTTGACTctccaaataaaattaaataccatgcattttcattattttaaaaatatctttcacattagaattaaaattttaatttaattgatattaTGATCATCTTTGTAAATTGTTCAGGACCCTGAATATAATTCTATtgaaataatgtcaaaaagaagTAAGAGATAGAACTAATAATTTGAGAACATGAAAAGACCCTGTTACACGCATTAAGATAACAAAATGTGGGGCTATCTATACAAGATTCTCTTATAGATCTGTGGCTTGTGCAAGAATCTTAGTGTGGCAGTTTATGTCACATGCATTCTATAGTACTATGTGCAACACATGCATATATAGTAGTATCAAAACATTGAGTTTCATTGTTCACTCTCCAACGTAATCTACAATTAGACAAGGATATTTCAACTTTTGTTGTTTTCTTATTCACTGTGCATGATAAGCAAACTGATTACGAATCtcaaagcaataataataatctcaCAAATATGctcacttaaaattttttttttttattaacataatgAAAAcgttgaatatttattatatggttccaatttttttaatatatatgaatTTAGGTAAATTTGACATTACTCGTTATATTTTTACACCTAAGTAATAACCAATGCTATACAATATTAGTTTCTGATCGAATTTGATCCTTTCTTTTAAGGTGGTCGGCAATTGCGGCAAAATTACCCGGAAGAACAGACAACGAAATCAAGAATGTGTGGCACACACATTTGAAGAAGAGGCTCATGAAACCAAACCAAatgaattcatcatcatcatcagatccCAAAAGGGTATCTAATAAGTCAAAGATCAAACGTTCTGATTCAAACTCAAGCACCATAACTGTTCAATCATCGGAACCAGCAAGTCTCAATAGTAATTTCCCTGAAATGGACACAACTTCAGCATCATGCACCACCACTACAACAACAACCTCTAGTGAATTCTCATCAGCCACAAATATTGGTGAAAGCAAGAACGtgaacatgatgaacatcaagaatgaGGAGCTAGGAGATTCATTGGAGAACATAATTGATGAAAGCTTATGGACAGAGGCAGGAATTGATGATGAAACCACCAACATGACAATCTCAAATAATGAGTTGCCCTCACTTCAATATTATGACCCAGTATTTAATAATTCTGAGGAGAATTTAAGCTTCCAACCAAGTACAAACTTTGAGGATGATGGCATGGATTTTTGGTATGACATATTCATTAGAACTGGGGAGTCAATAGAATTGCCAGAGTTCTGAAATTTTTCTCAAAAATTAAACCGTGCATGCATCTTGGAACATGAAATTCTTTTTATTAGAGGATTAGAATACTTTGAATTATGATCATCATAATTTATTTTGACCATCATGGTAACTTGAATTGACCGTTACAAGGCATTCAATTTGTACATTAATTTCTGGTGTGGTGGGGACAGAGGATCGGATGAGGGACCAAAAGTGAGTGAAACAATGCACAATGACTTGGTTTAATGTATACTTGGGCCCAAAAGAATACCAAGTCTCTAACATTTTTCAGCTTTatagattttactattttagtCGTCTTTGATTAGGGCTTAGACCTCTTTCATTGTAATACAATAAACGATGATGTACTAAAGTATGTCAACTAATATAAGTATTCAAATTTGTTATGTGTGCTTCTGTTGAACCCTAAATCTTTTGGGAAAAAATCTggtttgttttatatatttttttgtttttagtttgatttgatTAATCGTTAATACATGgaagaaattataaaattttagttaGTCCATGCAAGGTGACATTTGTTTAATTGCAAGTTGCAAGTGATTtcgtaaatgacggaaagtaaaacTTTTGGGCTGTCTGGGTAACTGTTCTTGGGCACAAGTGGGTGTGGTGGTGCTACATCATTCAACCTTTGTATATATTAATATCTTAATACACTATTAAAGattaatcaatttatattttttttttcatcaacaAAAATTAGTTATATTTAGGTAAATTAGGCAAGAATTCAGAAAACTTCATAgaattttctcttattaaaagtGATAACAtaatctttttcttagttttgtttttatagtttattaaattttttgacaTACATTTTTTTGTATGGTATCTCTTGTTctaataaattaaagaataataCCTTGtatattagaattttatttaaaaatttatattaattaataatatatatatatatatatatatataacatcatttaaatttttaatatttatttaaatagattaaTAAACTCACTATTATGTTAACCTAAATTGGTTTTTCAAACATGCattctaattcaaattaaaaagaagagagaCTTTTAATATGTATAACAGTGCATAGTTACATACATACATCTGGCACTCATTATTGCACTCATATGATACACACATTTCACTTTAGGTGTGTACTCCCatgaaaatattataattatcttcatgtgatgattttttttttttgacccttagatgatggaatgtagggttagattttgatatgttataaaagtgttgtttttatttaaagtgtggccaaatcaataaatcacacttttatacaaagtatcttcataaaaagatgttttttacatcttcatttgagtagttcCCTTCACTTTATGGCTAAAGTACACTCCTATACTCCTATTTGGTGTGTACTCCCATGAAAatattataattgtcttcatgtgatgattttttttttgacccttagatgatggaatgtagggttagattttgatatattataaaagtgttgtttttatttaaagtgtggccaaatcaataaatcacacttttatacaaagtatctttataaaaagatattttttacatcttcatttgagtagttcCCTTCACTTTATGGCTAAAGTAAATAGGAGTGTACTATAGAAAAGAACAATAATTAAGGTTGGAATTCTAGGGTCCCACTATTCCAAATAGGAATGACTTGCCTATCATTATCTACAATATCTCAGTATTT
This window harbors:
- the LOC112776166 gene encoding transcription factor MYB30, with amino-acid sequence MVRAPCCEKMGLKKGPWTAEEDQILISYIQKHGHGNWRALPKQAGLLRCGKSCRLRWINYLRPDIKRGNFTIEEEETIIKLHEMLGNRWSAIAAKLPGRTDNEIKNVWHTHLKKRLMKPNQMNSSSSSDPKRVSNKSKIKRSDSNSSTITVQSSEPASLNSNFPEMDTTSASCTTTTTTTSSEFSSATNIGESKNVNMMNIKNEELGDSLENIIDESLWTEAGIDDETTNMTISNNELPSLQYYDPVFNNSEENLSFQPSTNFEDDGMDFWYDIFIRTGESIELPEF